A genomic stretch from Halopiger aswanensis includes:
- a CDS encoding alpha/beta fold hydrolase — translation MPTATNGSVSLYYDREGDGPTVVFVPDAGLGGWSWGWQHAAVAGPYEAVVWDLRGTGRSDAPPGPYDLETLAGDLEAVLSECEIRNAHLVGCGLGGAIALAAARTSSRVATLSLIGTAAEESEYDLEPLFAPPNDRNALRESLRAGLSDEFLAEQPDVVDGIVDWRADGDADRAGWEAQTAAFEGFDATDWLVEVTQPTRVFHGTVDELVSVDAGQDLARGLPRGEFVDLEGAGHLAMIEQSRTINDGLLGFLEAQTDDER, via the coding sequence ATGCCCACCGCTACGAACGGGTCCGTCTCGCTGTACTACGACCGCGAGGGCGACGGTCCGACCGTCGTCTTCGTCCCCGACGCCGGCCTCGGCGGCTGGTCCTGGGGCTGGCAACACGCCGCCGTCGCCGGCCCCTACGAGGCCGTCGTCTGGGACCTCCGGGGGACCGGCCGCTCCGACGCGCCGCCGGGTCCTTACGACCTCGAGACGCTCGCTGGCGATCTCGAGGCCGTTCTCTCCGAGTGCGAGATTCGGAACGCGCACCTCGTCGGCTGTGGTCTCGGCGGTGCCATCGCCCTCGCCGCGGCCCGGACCTCGAGTCGCGTCGCAACGCTCTCGCTGATCGGGACTGCGGCCGAAGAGTCCGAATACGACCTCGAGCCGCTGTTCGCGCCGCCGAACGACCGCAACGCACTGCGGGAGTCGCTCAGGGCGGGCCTCTCCGACGAGTTCCTCGCCGAACAGCCAGACGTTGTCGACGGCATCGTCGACTGGCGGGCTGACGGCGACGCCGACCGCGCGGGGTGGGAAGCACAGACGGCTGCGTTCGAGGGGTTCGACGCGACCGACTGGCTGGTCGAGGTGACCCAGCCGACGCGGGTCTTCCACGGGACTGTGGATGAACTCGTGTCCGTCGACGCCGGCCAGGACCTCGCCCGCGGGCTTCCGCGCGGCGAGTTCGTCGACCTCGAGGGCGCGGGTCACCTCGCGATGATCGAACAGTCGCGGACGATAAACGACGGATTGCTTGGCTTTCTCGAGGCCCAGACCGACGACGAACGCTGA
- a CDS encoding class I adenylate-forming enzyme family protein, with the protein MTLSLARRADRFPDRTAVVDISEERLYAPAETIHERRVSYAGLSELADATAKRLAELGIDAGDTVCLVTRNRVASLALLFACRRLGATFAPISHRLTPVTVERPFEVLEPTLVVAEAAQRDLVRSMPFDRTVTLSELADVDVSEGGDADDGLTTDETTDPRIGDDQSATDDPLLLLHGDGGRPIAEYSARSLEWNCIATLVTWGLSPRDTVPLVSPLSAHDGLVRVALPTLYAGGRLLLDRAFDPGDTLTAIQSEDATLFAGRTAAFRDLAAESGFPEAVDSLERAFPDGSVPEDVLEPYREHGIAVARTYGRLECPIALSQSDTAAASADTDADGLGKPVPDCRVRLVADGSDETDGEPLEDAGTGQLALSGPVVADGYVGDSATDDDGDGETAVDAGFGTGDRTNEKSDDTADRGRFADGWFSTGESFRRDETGRYYRVDNIDNEH; encoded by the coding sequence GTGACTCTCTCGCTGGCGCGGCGCGCGGATCGGTTCCCCGATCGGACGGCGGTCGTCGACATCTCCGAGGAGCGACTCTACGCCCCCGCGGAGACGATCCACGAGCGCCGCGTTTCCTACGCCGGACTTTCGGAACTGGCCGACGCGACGGCCAAGCGGCTCGCCGAACTGGGGATCGACGCCGGCGATACCGTCTGTCTCGTCACCCGCAACCGGGTGGCCTCGCTCGCGCTGCTGTTCGCCTGCCGCCGGCTCGGCGCGACGTTCGCCCCCATCTCGCATCGCTTGACGCCCGTGACGGTCGAGCGGCCGTTCGAAGTGCTCGAGCCGACGCTCGTCGTCGCGGAGGCGGCCCAGCGGGACCTCGTGCGTTCGATGCCGTTCGATCGGACGGTGACGCTGTCGGAACTGGCGGACGTCGATGTTAGCGAAGGCGGTGACGCTGACGACGGCCTCACTACCGACGAAACAACCGATCCCCGCATCGGCGACGATCAGTCCGCCACTGACGACCCGCTCCTGTTGCTCCACGGCGACGGCGGCCGCCCGATAGCCGAGTACTCCGCGCGGAGCCTCGAGTGGAACTGCATCGCGACGCTGGTGACGTGGGGCCTCTCCCCGCGCGATACCGTCCCGCTGGTCTCGCCGCTGTCGGCCCACGACGGACTGGTTCGCGTCGCGCTCCCGACGCTGTACGCCGGCGGCCGCCTGCTGCTCGACCGGGCGTTCGACCCCGGCGATACGCTGACCGCGATCCAGAGCGAGGACGCAACCCTGTTCGCGGGCCGAACGGCCGCGTTTCGGGACCTCGCGGCCGAGTCTGGCTTCCCCGAGGCCGTCGACTCGCTCGAGCGGGCGTTCCCCGACGGATCCGTTCCCGAGGACGTCCTCGAGCCCTACCGCGAGCACGGAATTGCGGTCGCGCGGACGTACGGGCGCCTCGAGTGTCCGATCGCCCTGAGTCAGTCCGATACGGCGGCAGCGTCTGCCGATACTGACGCCGACGGTCTCGGCAAACCGGTCCCCGACTGTCGCGTCCGGTTGGTCGCCGACGGGAGCGACGAGACCGACGGCGAGCCGCTCGAGGACGCAGGGACTGGCCAACTCGCTCTTTCAGGACCGGTAGTTGCGGACGGCTACGTCGGGGACTCCGCCACCGATGACGACGGCGACGGCGAAACGGCCGTCGACGCCGGCTTCGGAACCGGCGATCGAACGAACGAGAAATCCGACGATACCGCGGACCGCGGTCGATTCGCCGACGGCTGGTTCTCCACAGGCGAGTCGTTCCGACGCGACGAAACCGGCCGCTACTACCGCGTTGACAATATCGATAATGAACACTAG
- a CDS encoding type 1 glutamine amidotransferase, giving the protein MKQLRIAVLNAAHRDENTTRNFRRELDASLSEFDVTAGEVPETFDYDGAVVTGSRSSVYWDEEWIETTEEWVSEAIDRDIPFLGVCWGHQLLAHVLGGTVEDMGAYEVGYSEIEQLGDSRLFEGISEEFTAFTSHSDEVSELPPGAEPLAENEYSNHGFRTDRVFGVQFHPEYDTKTARELVHRKELSDERLESILDEITAENYRKACPAKLVFDNFLAFVEEVRAEAAAAASADADLETAADAKADATAEVGSLD; this is encoded by the coding sequence ATGAAACAACTTCGAATCGCCGTCCTGAACGCGGCTCATCGGGACGAGAACACGACGCGGAACTTCCGACGCGAACTCGATGCGTCGCTGTCGGAGTTCGACGTGACCGCGGGCGAGGTCCCCGAAACCTTCGACTACGACGGTGCCGTCGTCACCGGGTCGCGGTCGTCGGTCTACTGGGACGAGGAGTGGATCGAGACGACCGAGGAGTGGGTCAGCGAGGCGATCGATCGCGACATTCCCTTCCTCGGCGTCTGTTGGGGTCACCAACTGCTCGCGCACGTCCTCGGCGGCACGGTCGAGGACATGGGCGCCTACGAGGTCGGCTACAGCGAGATCGAGCAACTCGGCGACTCGCGACTCTTCGAGGGCATCTCGGAGGAGTTTACCGCCTTCACCAGCCACTCCGACGAGGTGTCGGAACTGCCGCCGGGCGCCGAACCGCTGGCCGAAAACGAGTACTCGAACCACGGCTTCCGCACGGACCGGGTCTTCGGCGTGCAGTTCCACCCCGAGTACGATACCAAAACCGCGCGCGAACTCGTCCACCGCAAGGAACTCTCCGACGAACGTCTCGAGTCGATCCTCGACGAAATTACCGCGGAGAACTACCGGAAGGCCTGTCCGGCGAAGCTCGTCTTCGACAACTTCCTCGCGTTCGTCGAGGAGGTGCGCGCCGAGGCGGCTGCGGCCGCGAGCGCCGATGCCGATCTCGAGACCGCTGCCGATGCGAAGGCGGACGCGACGGCCGAAGTCGGCAGTTTAGACTAA
- the thrC gene encoding threonine synthase → MSLSLSAEQPATPDAADDGVWLECIECGETFAPFEDVRYTCDECDGLLEVRYADLPTFDDFEGEGVWRYADALPLEEGVTTQEGATPLYEVPRLEDSVGVEALRIKHEGMNPTGSFKDRGMTVGVAVARELGVGRLACASTGNTSAALAAYGSRGGMETLVLLPAGKVAAGKIAQASLHGARILEVDGNFDACLDIVQELAEAGEAYLLNSLNPFRLEGQKTIGLEILEGFRDDYGEFPDRIVLPVGNAGNTSALYKAFRELVQAGALSEDEVPKLVGVQAEGAAPMVEAIENGADEVRRWDDVETRATAIRIGNPVNAPKALPGIRETGGTAISVSDEEITEAQRDLAREGIGVEPASAASVAGLRKLRAEGIVDDDERVACLTTGHLLKDPDAAAAAGNDPEPVPADTEGVLEHLQNE, encoded by the coding sequence ATGAGTCTCAGTCTCTCGGCCGAGCAGCCGGCAACGCCCGACGCCGCCGACGACGGCGTCTGGCTCGAGTGCATCGAGTGCGGCGAAACGTTCGCCCCCTTCGAGGATGTCCGCTACACCTGCGACGAGTGCGACGGCCTCTTGGAGGTTCGCTACGCCGACCTCCCGACGTTCGACGATTTCGAGGGCGAAGGCGTCTGGCGCTACGCCGATGCGCTGCCCCTCGAGGAGGGCGTGACGACCCAGGAGGGCGCGACGCCGCTGTACGAGGTGCCCCGGCTCGAGGACTCGGTTGGGGTCGAGGCGCTGCGAATCAAGCACGAGGGGATGAACCCCACCGGCTCGTTCAAGGACCGCGGGATGACCGTCGGCGTCGCCGTCGCGCGGGAACTGGGCGTCGGCCGCCTGGCCTGCGCGTCCACCGGGAACACCAGCGCCGCCCTCGCGGCGTACGGCTCCCGCGGCGGGATGGAGACGCTCGTGCTCCTGCCGGCTGGGAAGGTCGCCGCCGGCAAGATCGCCCAGGCGAGCCTCCACGGCGCCCGAATTCTGGAGGTCGACGGCAACTTCGACGCCTGCCTCGACATCGTGCAGGAACTCGCGGAGGCCGGCGAGGCCTACCTGCTGAACTCGCTGAACCCCTTCCGCCTCGAGGGCCAGAAGACGATCGGTCTCGAGATCCTCGAAGGGTTCCGCGACGACTACGGCGAATTCCCCGATCGGATCGTCCTCCCCGTCGGGAACGCGGGCAACACCTCGGCGCTGTACAAGGCCTTCCGCGAACTCGTCCAGGCCGGCGCGCTCTCCGAGGACGAGGTGCCGAAACTCGTCGGCGTCCAGGCCGAGGGCGCGGCGCCGATGGTCGAGGCGATCGAGAACGGCGCCGACGAGGTCCGGCGCTGGGACGACGTGGAAACCCGGGCGACGGCGATCCGGATCGGTAACCCCGTCAACGCGCCGAAGGCGCTGCCCGGCATCCGCGAGACCGGCGGCACCGCGATCTCGGTGAGCGACGAGGAGATCACCGAGGCCCAGCGCGACCTCGCCCGCGAGGGGATCGGCGTCGAGCCGGCCTCCGCGGCCTCCGTCGCCGGTCTCCGCAAGCTGCGCGCCGAGGGCATCGTCGACGACGACGAGCGCGTCGCCTGCTTGACGACCGGTCACCTGCTCAAGGACCCCGACGCGGCCGCGGCCGCGGGCAACGATCCCGAGCCCGTGCCCGCCGATACGGAGGGCGTGCTCGAGCACCTGCAGAACGAGTAA
- a CDS encoding helix-turn-helix domain-containing protein produces MSVDTEHRLGELLEDSSPPFEKVMSCVFGIQDHETRTYLALCDRPGSTVDELAAALERDRSTVNRSVATLHERGLARRERRLLDGGGYVYQYTAVALPEAKALLHEALEAWTATVHDVIDEFDGERARTGPPTEKHGRT; encoded by the coding sequence ATGAGCGTTGATACCGAGCACCGACTCGGAGAGCTACTGGAGGACTCGAGCCCCCCGTTCGAAAAGGTAATGAGCTGCGTCTTCGGGATCCAAGACCACGAAACGCGGACCTACCTCGCGCTCTGCGATCGGCCGGGGAGCACGGTCGACGAGCTCGCGGCGGCCCTCGAGCGCGACCGGAGCACGGTCAACCGATCGGTGGCGACGCTGCACGAGCGGGGGCTCGCGCGGCGCGAGCGGCGGCTCCTGGACGGCGGCGGCTACGTCTACCAGTACACCGCGGTCGCGCTCCCGGAGGCGAAGGCGTTGCTCCACGAGGCGCTGGAGGCGTGGACCGCGACGGTCCACGACGTGATCGACGAGTTCGACGGCGAGCGAGCGCGGACGGGGCCGCCAACGGAGAAACACGGGCGAACGTAG